A region of Nocardioides sp. JS614 DNA encodes the following proteins:
- the eat gene encoding ethanolamine permease: MSEQAPRRIHERGGIDASVEGTEYFEKRQLAGGVAGWLLLAGLGVAYVISGDFAGWNFGMGEGGWGGMLIATGLMGTMYLFMVLGLAELSSTISTTGGGYAFARRAMGPWGGFLTGTAILIEYAIAPAAIANFIGAYVESLTGFDVGWVVFLVFYAVFIGLHLWGVGEALKLMFVITAIAVVALFVFVIAALPKFDASNLNSIPVDTSAFGSSSFLPFGLVGIWAALPYAIWFYLAVEGVPLAAEESKDPAKDMPRGIIAAIVTLLVFAFVILLVAPGAAGSDFLKDSGNPLVEALEAPGAYGGQNLVSQFINLVGLLGLIASFFSIIFAYSRQTFALSRAGYLPKFLSLTGQRKTPYVALIVPGIIGFVMAVLNQGDLLILVAVFGATISYVMMTLSHIILRFKEPELDRPYRTPGGVVTTGIACVLGVVALIAGFLVDTRVVAITAGVYVIAIAYFGLYSRHHIVASAPEEEFALIESSESELH, encoded by the coding sequence ATGAGCGAACAAGCCCCGAGACGTATCCACGAGCGGGGTGGGATCGATGCTTCCGTCGAAGGAACCGAGTACTTCGAGAAGCGTCAGCTCGCAGGTGGGGTGGCCGGCTGGCTGCTCCTGGCGGGGCTGGGTGTTGCCTACGTCATCTCCGGAGACTTCGCAGGCTGGAACTTCGGCATGGGCGAAGGCGGCTGGGGCGGGATGCTGATCGCCACCGGCCTGATGGGGACGATGTACCTGTTCATGGTCCTGGGGCTCGCGGAGCTCTCCTCGACCATCTCGACGACCGGGGGCGGCTACGCGTTCGCCCGCCGGGCCATGGGGCCGTGGGGCGGGTTCCTCACCGGCACCGCGATTCTCATCGAGTACGCCATCGCGCCCGCGGCGATCGCGAACTTCATCGGCGCCTACGTCGAGTCGCTGACCGGCTTCGACGTCGGCTGGGTCGTCTTCCTGGTCTTCTACGCCGTCTTCATCGGCCTCCACCTGTGGGGCGTCGGTGAGGCGTTGAAGCTCATGTTCGTGATCACCGCGATCGCGGTCGTCGCCCTGTTCGTCTTCGTGATCGCAGCGCTGCCGAAGTTCGACGCCTCGAACCTCAACAGCATCCCGGTGGACACCTCGGCGTTCGGGTCGAGCTCGTTCCTGCCGTTCGGTCTGGTCGGCATCTGGGCCGCACTGCCCTACGCCATCTGGTTCTACCTGGCCGTCGAGGGCGTGCCGCTGGCTGCTGAGGAGTCCAAGGATCCGGCCAAGGACATGCCGCGCGGCATCATCGCCGCCATCGTGACGCTGCTCGTCTTCGCGTTCGTCATCCTCCTGGTGGCGCCGGGCGCGGCCGGCTCGGACTTCCTGAAGGACTCGGGCAACCCGCTGGTCGAGGCCCTCGAGGCCCCCGGCGCCTATGGCGGCCAGAACCTGGTCAGTCAGTTCATCAACCTGGTCGGCCTCCTCGGCCTGATCGCGAGCTTCTTCTCGATCATCTTCGCCTACTCCCGCCAGACGTTCGCGCTGTCGCGTGCCGGTTATCTGCCGAAGTTCCTTTCGCTCACCGGCCAGAGGAAGACGCCGTACGTCGCCCTGATCGTCCCGGGCATCATCGGCTTCGTCATGGCCGTGCTCAACCAGGGCGACCTGCTCATCCTGGTGGCGGTCTTCGGCGCCACGATCTCGTACGTCATGATGACGCTCTCGCACATCATCTTGCGGTTCAAGGAGCCCGAGCTCGACCGGCCCTACCGCACGCCCGGTGGCGTCGTCACGACCGGCATCGCCTGTGTGCTGGGCGTGGTGGCCCTCATCGCAGGGTTCCTCGTGGACACCCGCGTGGTCGCCATCACCGCCGGCGTCTACGTGATCGCCATCGCCTACTTCGGCCTCTACAGCCGACACCACATCGTGGCGTCGGCTCCCGAGGAGGAGTTCGCCCTGATCGAGTCCTCCGAGTCCGAGCTGCACTGA
- a CDS encoding IspD/TarI family cytidylyltransferase encodes MPAAAVVILAAGSGSRVGAATNKVLLPLGDRPVLAWSVRDALGLEDVRRVLVVVRPGERDAVAAALAPHLGAAEIGVVEGGATRHGSEWNALRALAAEVETGEIDVIAIHDGARPLAGPDLFRATIAAARSRGGAIPVVALRGLLARDGRALPELDGVQTPQAFRARELVAAYSRAAADGFEGTDTATCWARYTDLPVVAVPSSSHNLKVTFPEDLAVADRLR; translated from the coding sequence GTGCCCGCCGCCGCCGTCGTGATCCTGGCCGCCGGGTCCGGCTCGCGGGTCGGGGCGGCGACCAACAAGGTGCTGCTGCCCCTGGGCGACCGGCCGGTGCTCGCCTGGTCGGTGCGCGACGCGCTCGGCCTCGAGGACGTACGCCGGGTGCTGGTGGTGGTCCGCCCGGGCGAGCGTGATGCGGTCGCCGCGGCCCTCGCCCCGCACCTCGGCGCGGCGGAGATCGGGGTGGTCGAGGGTGGCGCGACCCGCCACGGCTCGGAGTGGAACGCGCTGCGCGCGCTGGCCGCCGAGGTCGAGACCGGAGAGATCGACGTGATCGCGATCCACGACGGGGCCCGGCCGCTGGCGGGACCCGACCTGTTCCGGGCCACCATCGCCGCGGCCCGGTCACGCGGCGGCGCGATCCCGGTCGTCGCGCTCCGCGGGCTGCTGGCCCGAGACGGCCGGGCGCTGCCGGAGCTGGACGGGGTGCAGACCCCCCAGGCGTTCCGGGCGCGCGAGCTGGTGGCCGCCTACTCCCGTGCGGCGGCGGACGGCTTCGAGGGCACCGACACCGCGACCTGCTGGGCCCGCTACACCGACCTGCCGGTGGTCGCCGTACCGAGCAGCTCGCACAACCTGAAGGTCACGTTCCCGGAGGACCTGGCGGTCGCCGACCGCCTGCGGTGA
- a CDS encoding 2-C-methyl-D-erythritol 4-phosphate cytidylyltransferase, whose protein sequence is MTHDPYDVPDDPAPALGTVLADGRGSLPFALIHGEALVACAAWALGEAGVLPIDDGIEWSAVVATGEPLVVHDPLCPMTPPEFVAACVRRAVEEDTVVVGVRPVTDTVKVVADGLVGETVDRDSLVCVAAPVVLPASVVAALDGLPSHDLVGLVAALRREHPVELVEAPPAARRVGSEDDVRLLEALTAGGRRPPGPPGT, encoded by the coding sequence ATGACCCACGATCCGTACGACGTCCCCGACGATCCCGCGCCGGCGCTCGGGACCGTGCTGGCCGACGGGCGCGGGTCGCTGCCGTTCGCGCTGATCCACGGCGAGGCGCTGGTCGCCTGTGCGGCGTGGGCGCTCGGCGAGGCCGGCGTGCTCCCGATCGACGACGGCATCGAGTGGTCGGCCGTGGTCGCGACCGGCGAGCCGCTCGTCGTGCACGACCCGCTGTGCCCGATGACCCCGCCGGAGTTCGTCGCGGCGTGCGTGCGGCGTGCCGTCGAGGAGGACACGGTGGTGGTCGGGGTGCGGCCGGTGACCGACACGGTCAAGGTGGTCGCCGACGGGCTGGTCGGCGAGACCGTCGACCGCGACTCGCTGGTCTGCGTGGCCGCGCCGGTCGTGCTGCCGGCGTCGGTGGTGGCCGCGCTCGACGGGCTGCCCTCCCACGACCTGGTCGGGCTGGTCGCCGCGCTGCGCCGCGAGCACCCGGTCGAGCTGGTCGAGGCCCCGCCCGCCGCGCGCCGGGTCGGGTCCGAGGACGACGTCCGGCTGCTGGAGGCGCTCACCGCAGGCGGTCGGCGACCGCCAGGTCCTCCGGGAACGTGA
- a CDS encoding CarD family transcriptional regulator, whose translation MTFTVGETVVYPNHGAAVIEDIEMRKIKGEDRQYLVLRIVAQQDLVVRVPACNLDLVGVRDVVDKEGLDRVFDVLRAAHVEEPTNWSRRYKANLEKLHSGDVMKVAEVVRDLWRRERDRGLSAGEKRMLAKARQILVSELALAEHTNEDKAEALLDEVLAS comes from the coding sequence ATGACTTTCACCGTCGGCGAAACGGTTGTTTACCCGAATCACGGAGCCGCAGTCATCGAGGACATCGAGATGCGGAAGATCAAGGGAGAGGACCGGCAGTACCTCGTACTCCGTATCGTCGCCCAGCAGGACCTGGTGGTCAGAGTGCCCGCCTGCAACCTCGATCTCGTCGGGGTGCGCGACGTCGTCGACAAGGAGGGCCTGGACCGTGTGTTCGACGTCCTCCGGGCCGCGCACGTCGAGGAGCCGACGAACTGGTCGCGCCGCTACAAGGCCAACCTGGAGAAGCTGCACAGCGGCGACGTCATGAAGGTCGCCGAGGTCGTGCGCGACCTGTGGCGCCGTGAGCGCGACCGTGGCCTGTCCGCCGGGGAGAAGCGGATGCTGGCCAAGGCCCGCCAGATCCTGGTCTCCGAGCTGGCGCTGGCCGAGCACACCAACGAGGACAAGGCCGAGGCCCTCCTCGACGAGGTGCTCGCTTCCTGA
- a CDS encoding phosphoglyceromutase, which yields MTHTLILLRHGESEWNAKNLFTGWVDVNLTEKGRAEAVRGGELMREAGVLPDVVHTSVQRRAINTACLALDAADRHWIPVRRSWRLNERHYGALQGKNKKETLEAYGEEQFMLWRRSFDVPPPPIEEDSEFSQFGLPQYAGLGDDMPHTECLKDVIARFLPYWESDIVPDLRAGHTVLIAAHGNSLRALVKHLDGISDEDIAGLNIPTGMPLVYELDDDFRPTVPHGRYLDPEAAAAAAAAVANQGR from the coding sequence ATGACCCACACGCTCATCCTGCTCCGCCACGGTGAGAGCGAGTGGAACGCGAAGAACCTCTTCACCGGGTGGGTCGACGTCAACCTCACCGAGAAGGGCCGTGCCGAGGCGGTCCGCGGTGGCGAGCTGATGCGCGAGGCGGGCGTCCTGCCCGACGTGGTCCACACCTCGGTCCAGCGCCGCGCCATCAACACCGCCTGCCTGGCGCTCGACGCCGCCGACCGGCACTGGATCCCGGTGCGCCGCTCCTGGCGGCTCAACGAGCGCCACTACGGCGCCCTGCAGGGCAAGAACAAGAAGGAGACCCTCGAGGCCTACGGCGAGGAGCAGTTCATGCTCTGGCGCCGCTCCTTCGACGTCCCGCCGCCGCCGATCGAGGAGGACAGCGAGTTCTCCCAGTTCGGCCTCCCGCAGTACGCCGGGCTCGGCGACGACATGCCGCACACCGAGTGCCTCAAGGACGTGATCGCCCGCTTCCTGCCGTACTGGGAGTCCGACATCGTCCCCGACCTCCGGGCCGGTCACACGGTGCTGATCGCCGCCCACGGCAACAGCCTGCGGGCGCTGGTCAAGCACCTCGACGGCATCAGCGACGAGGACATCGCCGGCCTGAACATCCCCACCGGCATGCCGCTGGTCTACGAGCTGGACGACGACTTCCGGCCGACGGTCCCCCACGGCCGCTACCTCGACCCCGAGGCCGCCGCCGCGGCTGCGGCCGCCGTCGCCAACCAGGGTCGCTGA
- the phoU gene encoding phosphate signaling complex protein PhoU: MREAFHEQLDGMFGDLASICENVETAVRLATEALLSGDATIAEGVISADAEIDQARERVEDSAFLLLSLQQPVASDLRTVVAALRMVSELERMGDLSVHVAKIARLRVPNLAVPADVSPIIERMAHVAEEMVRRVSKIIADRDVEEARALAHMDEEMDKLRRTTFAEMLSADWSHGVEAAVDVALLGRYYERIADHAVSVANRVVFVVTGENPRAIA, translated from the coding sequence ATGCGAGAGGCATTCCACGAACAGCTCGACGGCATGTTCGGCGACCTGGCGAGCATCTGCGAGAACGTCGAGACGGCGGTGCGGCTCGCCACCGAGGCGTTGCTGTCCGGCGACGCCACGATCGCGGAGGGCGTGATCTCCGCGGACGCCGAGATCGACCAGGCCCGTGAGCGGGTCGAGGACTCGGCGTTCCTGCTGCTCTCGCTGCAGCAGCCGGTCGCCAGCGACCTGCGCACGGTGGTCGCGGCGCTCCGGATGGTCAGCGAGCTCGAGCGGATGGGCGACCTGTCCGTGCACGTCGCGAAGATCGCCCGGCTGCGGGTCCCGAACCTCGCGGTCCCCGCGGACGTCTCGCCGATCATCGAGCGGATGGCGCACGTGGCGGAGGAGATGGTGCGGCGGGTCTCGAAGATCATCGCCGACCGCGACGTCGAGGAGGCCCGCGCGCTCGCCCACATGGACGAGGAGATGGACAAGCTGCGGCGCACCACCTTCGCCGAGATGCTCTCCGCCGACTGGAGCCACGGCGTCGAGGCGGCGGTCGACGTCGCCCTCCTCGGCCGGTACTACGAGCGGATCGCCGACCACGCCGTCTCGGTCGCGAACCGGGTGGTCTTCGTGGTCACCGGCGAGAACCCGAGGGCTATCGCTTAG
- a CDS encoding sensor histidine kinase: MDATTQAFLAALIGAVVAGGAVLAWHLSDRQQHHIPPVEDPVVPVGVAAVLSVLRSSAVVVDDADVVLKASAPAYAMGLVRGTALASTDLADLVHQVRRDGQIRETELLMSRPGLPSRHVTARVAPLGSRLVLALVEDRTRERRVEAVRRDFVANVSHELKTPVGAIRLLAEAVHDAAEDPEAVKRFSDRMLTESDRLSRLVQQVIELSRLQGDEPLEQPMPVELDEVIKVAVDTSAIDADSKRISIVTGGVSHLQVFGSEEQVTAAVANLVANAVSYSESDATVLVSTKADDDMVEISVVDQGIGIPPGEMDRIFERFYRVDPARHRSTGGTGLGLSIVKHVAATHGGEVRVWSVEGQGSTFTLTLPRHVSARSNTWNQEAGQ; encoded by the coding sequence GTGGATGCGACGACGCAGGCGTTCCTCGCCGCGCTCATCGGAGCCGTCGTCGCGGGCGGCGCGGTACTGGCGTGGCACCTCAGCGACCGCCAGCAGCACCACATCCCGCCCGTCGAGGATCCGGTGGTGCCTGTCGGGGTCGCCGCGGTGCTCTCCGTCCTGCGCAGCAGCGCGGTCGTCGTCGACGACGCCGACGTCGTCCTGAAGGCCTCCGCGCCGGCGTACGCGATGGGCCTGGTGCGCGGCACCGCCCTGGCCTCCACCGACCTCGCGGACCTGGTCCACCAGGTCCGCCGCGACGGCCAGATCCGGGAGACGGAGCTGCTGATGAGCCGCCCGGGCCTCCCGTCTCGGCACGTGACGGCGCGGGTCGCGCCGCTCGGCTCGCGGCTCGTGCTCGCGCTGGTCGAGGACCGCACGCGCGAGCGTCGCGTGGAGGCGGTACGCCGGGACTTCGTCGCCAACGTCAGCCACGAGTTGAAGACGCCGGTCGGCGCCATCCGGCTGCTGGCCGAGGCGGTCCATGACGCCGCGGAGGACCCCGAGGCGGTCAAGCGCTTCTCCGACCGGATGCTCACGGAGAGCGACCGGCTCTCCCGGCTCGTGCAGCAGGTGATCGAGCTGTCCCGGCTCCAGGGCGACGAGCCGCTGGAGCAGCCGATGCCGGTCGAGCTCGACGAGGTGATCAAGGTCGCTGTGGACACCAGCGCGATCGACGCCGACTCCAAGCGGATCTCGATCGTCACCGGCGGCGTCTCGCACCTGCAGGTCTTCGGCAGCGAGGAGCAGGTCACCGCCGCGGTCGCGAACCTGGTGGCCAACGCGGTGTCGTACTCCGAGAGCGACGCCACCGTGCTGGTCTCGACGAAGGCCGATGACGACATGGTGGAGATCTCCGTCGTCGACCAGGGCATCGGGATCCCGCCCGGCGAGATGGACCGGATCTTCGAGCGGTTCTACCGGGTCGACCCGGCCCGGCACCGCTCCACCGGTGGCACCGGCCTGGGCCTGTCCATCGTCAAGCACGTCGCGGCCACGCATGGCGGAGAGGTCCGCGTGTGGTCCGTGGAGGGGCAGGGGTCTACGTTCACCTTGACCCTCCCCCGACATGTCTCGGCCCGTTCGAACACGTGGAACCAGGAGGCTGGCCAGTGA
- a CDS encoding response regulator transcription factor encodes MTRVLVVEDEESYSDALAYMLRKEGYEVAIAANGNDALTEFDRNGADIVLLDLMLPGLPGTEVCRQIRQTSSVPVIMVSAKDDEVDKVVGLELGADDYVTKPYSPRELVARIRAVLRRGQEPDLAPPTLEAGPVRMDVERHVVTVDGQAQRLPLKEFELLEMFLRNPGRVLTRGQLIDRVWGSDYVGDTKTLDVHVKRLRAKIEPDPGEPRYLVTVRGLGYKFDV; translated from the coding sequence GTGACCCGCGTACTCGTCGTCGAGGACGAAGAGAGCTACAGCGACGCTCTCGCCTACATGCTGCGCAAGGAGGGGTACGAGGTCGCCATCGCCGCCAACGGCAACGACGCCCTCACCGAGTTCGACCGCAACGGCGCCGACATCGTGCTGCTCGACCTGATGCTCCCGGGGCTGCCCGGCACCGAGGTATGCCGCCAGATCCGGCAGACCTCGAGCGTGCCGGTGATCATGGTCAGCGCCAAGGACGACGAGGTCGACAAGGTCGTCGGCCTCGAGCTGGGCGCCGACGACTACGTCACCAAGCCGTACTCGCCACGCGAGCTGGTGGCCCGGATCCGCGCCGTGCTCCGCCGCGGGCAGGAGCCCGACCTCGCCCCGCCGACCCTCGAGGCCGGCCCGGTCCGGATGGACGTCGAGCGGCACGTGGTGACCGTGGACGGCCAGGCCCAGCGGCTGCCGCTCAAGGAGTTCGAGCTGCTGGAGATGTTCCTGCGCAACCCCGGCCGGGTGCTCACCCGCGGCCAGCTCATCGACCGGGTCTGGGGCTCCGACTACGTCGGCGACACCAAGACCCTCGACGTCCACGTCAAGCGGCTGCGCGCCAAGATCGAGCCCGACCCCGGCGAGCCGAGGTACCTGGTCACCGTCCGCGGCCTGGGCTACAAGTTCGACGTCTGA
- a CDS encoding DMT family transporter, translating to MTSTTAPTTTTEADAPAPWLPVAAVAVTLVFWASAFVAIRHLGQDFSPGALSLGRLLVGTLCLGAVALSRGMPRPTGREWMSIVAIGVLWFGVYNVALNEGEHRVDAGTAAMLIQISPVLIAFLAAAFLDERFTLYLGVGLALAFSGVGLISLATSEGGGSDVVGVLLCLVSAAVYSVSLILQKPLVARLSALHVTWLACTVGAVVCLPFLGQLLDEAGDAPTSSILWVAYLGVFPTAIAFTTYAYALRHMSASSLGVTTYLVPPITIAMGVVFLDEAPPAMAYVGGALALVGVAVARRKPRTLAEEVSPPA from the coding sequence GTGACGAGTACGACGGCCCCGACGACGACCACCGAGGCCGACGCCCCCGCCCCCTGGCTGCCGGTGGCGGCGGTGGCGGTGACGCTGGTGTTCTGGGCGTCGGCGTTCGTCGCGATCCGCCACCTCGGCCAGGACTTCTCGCCCGGCGCGCTGTCGCTGGGCCGGCTGCTGGTCGGCACGCTCTGCCTGGGCGCGGTCGCGCTGAGCCGCGGCATGCCGCGCCCGACCGGCCGGGAGTGGATGTCGATCGTCGCGATCGGCGTGCTCTGGTTCGGTGTCTACAACGTCGCCCTCAACGAGGGCGAGCACCGCGTGGACGCCGGCACCGCCGCCATGCTGATCCAGATCTCGCCGGTGCTGATCGCGTTCCTCGCCGCGGCGTTCCTCGACGAGCGCTTCACGCTCTACCTCGGCGTCGGCCTGGCGCTCGCGTTCAGCGGCGTGGGCCTGATCAGCCTGGCCACCTCCGAGGGCGGCGGCAGCGACGTGGTCGGCGTCCTGCTCTGCCTGGTCTCGGCCGCCGTCTACTCCGTCAGCCTGATCCTGCAGAAGCCGCTGGTCGCCCGGCTCTCCGCGCTCCACGTCACCTGGCTGGCCTGCACCGTCGGCGCCGTCGTCTGCCTGCCGTTCCTGGGCCAGCTCCTCGACGAGGCCGGTGACGCGCCGACGTCCTCGATCCTGTGGGTCGCCTACCTCGGCGTCTTCCCCACCGCGATCGCGTTCACGACCTACGCCTACGCCCTGCGCCACATGTCGGCCAGCAGCCTCGGGGTGACGACGTACCTCGTCCCCCCGATCACCATCGCGATGGGCGTGGTGTTCCTCGACGAGGCGCCGCCGGCGATGGCGTACGTCGGCGGCGCGCTCGCGCTGGTCGGCGTCGCCGTCGCCCGGCGCAAGCCGCGCACGCTCGCCGAGGAGGTCAGCCCGCCGGCCTAG
- a CDS encoding ABC1 kinase family protein, with the protein MSSSSHPPLSRYAALARLLVRHRRSDLLSGLGLDGFPRDDDAPEGDEALAERFAADLEELGPTFIKLGQLLSTRFDLLPPAYTTALARLQDDAEPADFDSLREVVEAELGGRIGDLYGSFDPEPLAAASLGQVHRATLRNGREVVVKVQRPGVREQAREDMETLARLAGLADRHTDTGRRFGFEQLLAEFRRSLSGELDYRREARNLRRFRELTSDYDLLVVPAPVEELSTSRVLTMDRVDGRKVTDVGPLGLLDLDTRPMVEQLFGCYLDAMLRHGFLHADPHPGNMLVTDDDRLALLDLGMVTTVPPRLRDQVTKLLLALGDGDGDEAAAVLAALGHPLQDFDAAAFRADVGQLVSEATSAGSDVQAGSALVQLSQVSGRHGLRPPAEMSMVGKALLNLDQVTLHLDPTFDPAAAVRDSLVSLLRSGLSFSAAGMMSAALEAKEFTANLPRRGNRILEALSEGELSIRVHAVDEERLHTVLHRVANRLTFGIVIAATVIGAAMMMRVPTEHEVLGYPAVAMAFFVFAVLSGGGLIAWVLLTDRRVARERRQDPG; encoded by the coding sequence ATGAGCTCCTCCTCGCACCCACCCCTGTCGCGCTACGCGGCCCTGGCGCGGCTGCTGGTCCGGCACCGTCGCAGCGACCTCCTGTCCGGACTGGGCCTGGACGGGTTCCCGCGCGACGACGACGCCCCCGAGGGCGACGAGGCCCTCGCGGAGCGGTTCGCGGCCGACCTCGAGGAGCTCGGGCCGACGTTCATCAAGCTCGGCCAGCTGCTCTCGACCCGGTTCGACCTGCTGCCCCCGGCGTACACGACCGCGCTCGCCCGGCTCCAGGACGACGCCGAGCCGGCGGACTTCGACAGCCTCCGCGAGGTCGTGGAGGCCGAGCTCGGCGGCCGGATCGGCGACCTGTACGGGTCCTTCGATCCCGAGCCGCTGGCGGCCGCATCGCTCGGCCAGGTGCACCGCGCGACGCTGCGCAACGGTCGTGAGGTCGTCGTCAAGGTGCAGCGTCCCGGCGTCCGGGAGCAGGCGCGGGAGGACATGGAGACGCTCGCGCGGCTCGCGGGCCTGGCCGACCGACACACCGACACCGGCCGCCGGTTCGGCTTCGAGCAGCTGCTCGCCGAGTTCCGCCGCTCGCTGAGCGGTGAGCTCGACTACCGCCGCGAGGCGCGCAACCTGCGCCGGTTCCGCGAGCTCACGTCCGACTACGACCTCCTGGTGGTGCCGGCTCCGGTCGAGGAGCTGTCGACGTCGCGGGTGCTGACGATGGACCGGGTCGACGGGCGCAAGGTCACCGACGTCGGACCGCTGGGCCTGCTCGACCTCGACACCCGGCCGATGGTGGAGCAGCTGTTCGGCTGCTACCTGGACGCGATGCTGCGCCACGGCTTCCTGCACGCCGACCCGCACCCGGGCAACATGCTGGTCACCGACGACGACCGGCTGGCGCTGCTCGACCTCGGGATGGTCACGACCGTCCCGCCGCGGCTGCGCGACCAGGTCACCAAGCTGCTGCTCGCGCTGGGCGACGGGGACGGCGACGAGGCGGCCGCGGTGCTGGCCGCCCTCGGCCACCCGCTGCAGGACTTCGACGCGGCCGCGTTCCGTGCGGACGTCGGGCAGCTCGTCTCGGAGGCGACCAGCGCCGGGTCCGACGTCCAGGCCGGCTCGGCCCTGGTCCAGCTGAGCCAGGTCTCCGGGCGGCACGGGCTGCGCCCGCCCGCCGAGATGTCGATGGTCGGCAAGGCGCTGCTGAACCTGGACCAGGTCACGCTGCACCTCGACCCGACGTTCGACCCGGCGGCCGCGGTGCGCGACAGCCTGGTGTCGCTGCTGCGCAGCGGCCTGAGCTTCAGCGCCGCCGGGATGATGAGCGCGGCGCTGGAGGCCAAGGAGTTCACCGCCAACCTGCCGCGGCGCGGCAACCGGATCCTGGAGGCGCTCTCCGAGGGCGAGCTCAGCATCCGGGTGCACGCGGTCGACGAGGAGCGGCTGCACACGGTGCTGCACCGGGTCGCGAACCGGCTCACGTTCGGGATCGTGATCGCGGCGACCGTGATCGGGGCGGCGATGATGATGCGGGTGCCGACCGAGCACGAGGTGCTGGGCTACCCGGCGGTGGCGATGGCCTTCTTCGTGTTCGCGGTGCTCAGCGGCGGCGGGCTGATCGCGTGGGTGCTGCTCACCGACCGGCGGGTGGCCCGGGAGCGGCGTCAGGACCCGGGCTGA
- a CDS encoding YbjN domain-containing protein, with product MTSADGAPEPDPRQVVRDYLAANDLEVEEVADGFFSFSLPGEKKLQTAVRLDIGTHALGVHAFVCRNPDENHEGVYRWLLQRNLRMYGVAFALDRLGDIYLDARLPLGMVTPDELDRLLGSVLTYADESFNAILELGFASSIRKEWEWRTLRGEPTHNLEAFRGWLESGAESGPESGAESGAESGQPGSGPDGSGQPGS from the coding sequence GTGACGTCGGCGGACGGGGCTCCCGAGCCGGATCCGCGCCAGGTCGTCCGCGACTACCTCGCCGCCAACGACCTCGAGGTGGAGGAGGTCGCCGACGGCTTCTTCTCGTTCTCGCTGCCGGGGGAGAAGAAGCTGCAGACGGCGGTCCGCCTCGACATCGGGACCCACGCGCTCGGTGTGCACGCGTTCGTGTGTCGCAACCCCGACGAGAACCACGAGGGCGTCTATCGCTGGCTGCTCCAACGCAACCTGAGGATGTACGGCGTCGCCTTCGCGCTGGACCGGTTGGGCGACATCTACCTCGACGCGCGGCTGCCGCTCGGCATGGTCACGCCCGACGAGCTGGACCGGCTCCTCGGCTCGGTGCTGACCTATGCCGACGAGTCGTTCAACGCGATCCTCGAGCTGGGCTTCGCCTCCTCGATCCGCAAGGAGTGGGAGTGGCGCACGCTGCGCGGCGAGCCGACCCACAACCTGGAGGCGTTCCGCGGCTGGCTCGAGTCCGGCGCCGAGTCCGGCCCCGAGTCCGGCGCGGAGTCCGGCGCCGAGTCGGGCCAGCCCGGGTCCGGCCCGGACGGATCCGGTCAGCCCGGGTCCTGA